A genomic segment from Propionispora hippei DSM 15287 encodes:
- a CDS encoding putative manganese-dependent inorganic diphosphatase yields MSKPIYIIGHRNPDTDSICSAIGYAFLKEALGAHVIAARAGKINTETKFVLETIGVEPPKLISDLYPRVKDVMSYNSVSIHPKATLRELGNSMKQNKLKSIAVIDDEQKLVGVVSAGDLANRYFEEVEMQDLAQGEVDFYGVQRALDGEVICGKNLERKVEGKVRIAAARIFTILNIANPGDIMLVSNNFDAQMACIQKGVACLIVTSERAVEEEVIDAANKQGVIIIRSPYDTYTCARLINQSIPVRMIMQKKIISFRSDDLLSDVKKVMASTNYRSYPVLDHGKLIGYITRDHLLNKTKEKVILVDHNEQSQAVEGIEEAKIIEIIDHHRLGGLRTSEPIFIRHEPVGCTATIVANMLWHRDVEIPPKIAGLLMAAIISDTMLFKSPTATPKDRDTAEKLAVLAGLNLEEFGMAVLRAGTRLGDMTVSELLRYDVKEFQIGEYRVAVAQLSVLDPEEILGAREQIEEDMESMCHRGHYDIVLFMITDIIKEGTYLLYSGKQSVLIAEAFGSGEGEELLYLPGVMSRKKQIIPPLSEAAREKFL; encoded by the coding sequence TTGTCTAAACCAATTTACATAATAGGACATCGCAATCCTGATACCGATTCCATATGCTCGGCGATTGGCTATGCATTTCTGAAGGAAGCTTTAGGAGCCCATGTTATTGCGGCAAGGGCCGGGAAAATCAATACGGAAACCAAGTTTGTCCTGGAGACGATCGGTGTGGAACCGCCTAAGCTGATCAGTGATCTATACCCACGGGTAAAAGATGTAATGAGCTATAATAGTGTTTCGATTCACCCCAAGGCGACGCTGCGTGAACTGGGTAATAGTATGAAGCAAAACAAATTGAAATCAATTGCCGTTATTGACGATGAACAGAAACTGGTGGGTGTCGTTTCAGCAGGTGATTTGGCCAACCGGTATTTCGAAGAAGTGGAAATGCAAGATCTGGCCCAAGGTGAAGTTGATTTCTATGGTGTACAGCGAGCGCTTGACGGGGAAGTCATTTGCGGTAAGAATTTGGAACGCAAGGTGGAAGGAAAAGTACGAATTGCGGCAGCCAGAATTTTTACCATACTGAATATTGCCAATCCGGGCGATATCATGCTGGTATCGAACAATTTCGATGCCCAAATGGCGTGCATCCAAAAGGGAGTTGCCTGTTTGATCGTGACCAGTGAGCGGGCGGTGGAAGAAGAAGTAATCGACGCGGCCAATAAGCAGGGAGTTATTATTATCCGTTCGCCCTATGATACATACACTTGCGCCCGGTTAATCAACCAGAGTATACCGGTTCGGATGATTATGCAGAAGAAAATCATATCCTTCCGGTCCGACGATCTGTTAAGCGATGTGAAAAAGGTCATGGCCAGTACCAATTACCGAAGCTATCCTGTGCTGGATCACGGCAAACTGATCGGCTATATTACCAGAGATCATCTGCTTAACAAAACCAAGGAGAAAGTAATTCTGGTCGACCATAATGAACAGAGCCAAGCGGTGGAAGGAATTGAGGAAGCTAAAATTATTGAAATCATTGACCATCACCGTCTTGGCGGGCTGCGGACAAGTGAACCGATTTTTATCCGTCATGAACCGGTGGGCTGCACGGCTACTATTGTTGCCAACATGCTGTGGCATCGTGACGTGGAAATTCCTCCTAAGATTGCCGGACTTTTAATGGCAGCCATTATTTCCGATACCATGCTGTTTAAATCACCGACCGCCACGCCGAAAGACCGGGATACAGCGGAGAAACTGGCTGTGCTGGCCGGGCTTAATCTGGAGGAGTTTGGCATGGCCGTACTGCGGGCCGGTACCAGGCTGGGCGATATGACGGTTTCGGAGTTGCTGCGCTATGATGTAAAGGAATTCCAGATCGGTGAATACCGCGTGGCTGTAGCTCAGTTGTCGGTGCTTGATCCGGAAGAAATTCTGGGAGCCAGGGAACAGATTGAAGAGGATATGGAAAGCATGTGCCACCGGGGGCATTATGACATTGTGCTGTTCATGATCACCGATATTATTAAAGAGGGAACTTATCTGTTATATAGCGGTAAGCAGAGTGTACTGATCGCGGAAGCTTTCGGCAGTGGCGAAGGCGAGGAACTGCTTTATCTGCCGGGCGTCATGTCCCGGAAAAAACAAATTATTCCTCCCTTGTCGGAGGCGGCCAGGGAAAAGTTTTTATAA
- the pcrA gene encoding DNA helicase PcrA produces MTNHIIDQLNPAQASAATHVSGPLLIMAGAGSGKTKVLTCRIAYLLQQGVAPWNILAITFTNKAAAEMKERVHNMVGAVARDIWLSTFHAFCARFLRMEIENLVRYKKNFVIYDSGDTQALVKMCLRELNLDEKQYTPGAVQSAISNAKNGLIDARKFAREADTFYGQKVAEVYELYQQKLLNNNALDFDDLLMLSVQLLEQNQEVREKYQQKFQYIMIDEYQDTNRAQYLLARFLAEKHRNICVVGDADQSIYAWRGADIRNIMDFEQDYPEAVTIKLEQNYRSTQTILDAANAVIENNTERKPKSLWTDNPKGDSISYYLAHDERDEAQFIADTMMTLNTAQHVSYGDMAVLYRTNAQSRVVEEAFMKAGIAYTMVGGLKFYDRKEIKDMLAYLKVIFNPADTISLLRIINVPRRGIGETSIARLNDYAAQHGMSLFDVISNPDLVPDLTARAKRPLENLAELIFNLMAAASQLPVVQLIEKVMDETGYIAELEKEHTPQDEARLENLRELLSVAKEFAAGEEDNTLENFLSHVSLVSDIDTAELEEARVTLMTLHSAKGLEFPVVFLCGMEEGIFPHARTLMNENEIEEERRICYVGITRARRKLYLSNARMRTIYGRTTMYPPSRFLLEIPPQMLERQQRKTERYDSGYARQGSFGVQRTAMPAAAPSIMRQPLPQTGGQQPAANWQAGDKVQHGKWGIGTIVEVRGSGEGQELKIAFPNQGIKQLMTKFAPIYKV; encoded by the coding sequence ATGACGAACCATATTATTGATCAACTTAATCCCGCACAGGCTTCGGCCGCAACACATGTTAGCGGTCCGCTGCTGATTATGGCTGGCGCCGGATCGGGAAAAACCAAAGTATTAACCTGCCGGATTGCCTATTTGTTGCAGCAGGGGGTGGCCCCCTGGAATATTCTGGCGATCACTTTTACCAATAAGGCAGCGGCTGAAATGAAAGAACGGGTGCACAACATGGTGGGGGCTGTGGCCCGCGATATCTGGCTGAGTACCTTTCACGCCTTTTGTGCCCGGTTTCTGCGCATGGAAATCGAGAACCTGGTAAGATACAAGAAGAATTTTGTTATTTATGACAGCGGCGACACGCAGGCACTGGTTAAGATGTGCCTGAGAGAATTGAATTTGGATGAAAAACAGTATACGCCGGGGGCGGTTCAGTCGGCAATTTCCAATGCGAAAAACGGGTTGATTGATGCCCGGAAATTTGCTAGAGAGGCCGATACCTTCTATGGGCAAAAAGTGGCCGAAGTATACGAATTATACCAGCAGAAGCTGCTTAACAATAATGCTTTGGACTTTGATGATTTACTGATGCTGTCGGTGCAGCTTTTGGAGCAAAACCAGGAAGTTCGGGAAAAATATCAGCAAAAATTCCAGTACATTATGATTGACGAATATCAGGATACAAACCGGGCCCAGTATCTGCTAGCCCGCTTTCTGGCTGAAAAGCACCGGAATATCTGTGTAGTTGGTGATGCCGACCAAAGCATTTATGCCTGGCGGGGAGCCGATATCCGCAATATTATGGATTTTGAGCAGGACTATCCGGAGGCTGTCACTATCAAACTCGAGCAGAACTACCGGTCAACACAAACGATTCTTGATGCCGCCAATGCGGTTATTGAAAATAATACGGAGCGCAAACCCAAATCATTGTGGACAGATAATCCAAAGGGGGATTCAATTTCCTATTATTTGGCCCACGATGAACGTGATGAAGCGCAATTTATTGCAGATACTATGATGACATTGAATACCGCACAACATGTCTCTTATGGGGATATGGCCGTGTTGTACCGGACCAATGCACAGTCGCGGGTCGTGGAAGAGGCCTTTATGAAAGCCGGTATTGCGTACACCATGGTCGGCGGTCTGAAGTTTTATGACCGTAAAGAGATTAAGGACATGCTGGCCTATTTGAAGGTTATTTTTAATCCTGCTGATACAATAAGCCTGCTCAGGATTATCAACGTACCCCGCCGAGGCATTGGTGAGACCAGCATTGCCCGTCTTAATGATTATGCCGCACAGCATGGAATGAGTCTGTTTGATGTGATCAGCAACCCTGATCTGGTGCCTGATCTGACCGCCCGGGCCAAACGCCCCTTGGAGAACTTAGCTGAGCTGATCTTTAATCTTATGGCGGCAGCCAGTCAACTGCCGGTAGTTCAACTGATCGAAAAGGTCATGGATGAGACCGGATATATTGCCGAATTGGAGAAGGAACATACGCCGCAGGACGAAGCCCGACTGGAAAACTTGCGGGAGCTGCTTTCAGTAGCCAAGGAATTTGCCGCTGGCGAAGAAGATAATACACTGGAAAACTTCTTAAGCCATGTTTCGCTGGTATCCGATATTGATACGGCGGAGCTGGAGGAGGCAAGAGTAACCCTGATGACGTTGCATTCAGCCAAGGGGCTGGAGTTTCCGGTTGTTTTCCTGTGCGGTATGGAGGAAGGGATCTTTCCTCATGCCCGGACCTTGATGAATGAAAATGAAATCGAAGAGGAACGGCGCATTTGTTATGTGGGAATAACCCGGGCCAGGAGAAAATTGTATTTATCCAATGCGCGGATGCGTACCATTTACGGAAGGACAACCATGTATCCTCCGTCGCGGTTTTTACTGGAAATTCCGCCCCAGATGCTGGAGCGTCAACAGCGCAAAACGGAACGGTATGACAGTGGGTATGCCCGGCAGGGCAGTTTTGGTGTGCAGCGAACGGCTATGCCTGCCGCTGCGCCATCGATAATGCGGCAGCCTCTACCTCAGACCGGCGGACAGCAGCCGGCAGCCAATTGGCAGGCCGGCGACAAAGTTCAGCATGGCAAATGGGGGATTGGCACTATTGTGGAAGTACGCGGCAGCGGTGAAGGGCAGGAATTGAAAATTGCCTTTCCTAATCAAGGAATTAAACAGCTAATGACCAAATTTGCACCGATTTATAAAGTGTAG
- the ligA gene encoding NAD-dependent DNA ligase LigA: MPNDKLPGTLAEAEHEAAALREQIEYHTHRYYVLDEPEISDPEFDQLMRRLLRLEEAFPSLVTPASPTQRVGGVPAEGFTRVAHLTPMRSLGNTFSENELLAFHQRVVSGLDGKPEADIEYVVELKIDGLAIDLVYENGHLLRGATRGDGTEGEDVTGNIRTVRAIPLLLRAAQQPLPSVLEVRGEIYMPRREFDRLNLERREAGEPELANPRNAAAGSLRQLDPRMTAKRALDSFIYGIGVHEGVELETHAETLQYLASLGLKVNPYYKVCSTMREVIDYCLSWTEKRGELPYDIDGMVIKVNSLADQERLGYTAKDPRWAIAYKFPTEQAVTTVEDIFVGVGRTGVLTPTAILRPVRVAGSTVSRATLHNQDFIEERDIRVGDTVIIHKAGEVIPEVVSVIKEKRSGREMAFVMPAQCPECFSPVVRQEGEAAHKCTNPQCPALIREGLIHFVSRDAMNIDGLGPSILTALLEAGLVNDVADLYRVTVEKLVPIERLGQKSAQNLVNAIEKSKSAGLARLLFALGIRYVGVKAAGILAKHFGSMEAVRAASAEELRELDEIGEKIAESVVAYFAVPDNIGLLEKLAAAGVKMTEDVAKTAKKLIFAKQTFVLTGTLPTMTRQEAAALIESFGGKVSGSVSKKTDYVLAGAEAGGKLEKAQVLGVTILDEDQFLRLCAGAED, translated from the coding sequence ATGCCTAATGATAAATTGCCAGGCACGCTGGCGGAAGCCGAACATGAAGCGGCAGCCCTACGTGAGCAGATTGAGTACCATACACACCGTTACTATGTACTGGATGAGCCTGAAATCAGCGATCCTGAATTTGATCAGCTCATGCGGCGTCTGCTGCGTCTGGAAGAGGCTTTTCCCAGCCTGGTAACCCCGGCTTCGCCGACACAGCGAGTGGGAGGAGTGCCGGCCGAGGGCTTTACCCGCGTTGCTCATCTCACCCCCATGCGCAGCCTGGGCAATACTTTTTCCGAAAATGAACTGTTGGCCTTTCATCAGCGTGTTGTCAGCGGTCTTGACGGTAAACCGGAAGCAGATATTGAATATGTAGTAGAACTCAAAATAGACGGTTTGGCCATTGACCTGGTCTATGAAAACGGGCATCTACTGCGGGGTGCTACCAGGGGAGATGGTACCGAGGGCGAGGATGTGACCGGCAATATCCGTACGGTGCGTGCCATTCCCTTGCTGCTGCGGGCAGCTCAGCAACCCCTGCCGTCCGTATTGGAGGTGCGGGGGGAAATCTACATGCCCCGCCGTGAATTTGACCGCCTGAACCTGGAGCGCCGCGAAGCCGGTGAACCGGAGCTGGCTAATCCGCGCAATGCCGCGGCCGGATCGCTGCGTCAGCTTGATCCGCGCATGACGGCCAAGCGGGCGTTGGATTCATTTATTTACGGCATTGGTGTACATGAGGGTGTTGAGCTGGAAACTCATGCGGAGACCTTGCAATATTTAGCCTCTCTGGGGCTAAAGGTCAATCCCTATTATAAAGTTTGTAGCACCATGCGGGAGGTAATCGACTACTGCTTGAGCTGGACGGAAAAACGTGGCGAGCTGCCTTATGACATTGACGGAATGGTCATCAAGGTAAATTCCTTGGCTGATCAGGAACGGCTGGGTTATACTGCCAAGGACCCTCGCTGGGCCATTGCCTATAAGTTTCCCACCGAACAGGCCGTTACTACTGTGGAGGATATCTTTGTGGGCGTAGGCCGGACGGGCGTGTTGACGCCGACAGCTATTCTGCGTCCCGTAAGGGTTGCCGGGTCGACAGTGAGCCGTGCCACCTTGCACAATCAGGATTTTATTGAGGAAAGGGACATTCGTGTTGGCGATACCGTTATCATCCATAAAGCCGGCGAGGTTATTCCCGAGGTGGTTTCGGTAATCAAGGAGAAACGCAGTGGCCGGGAAATGGCCTTTGTCATGCCGGCACAATGTCCGGAATGTTTTTCGCCGGTAGTGCGGCAAGAGGGCGAGGCGGCACACAAGTGTACCAATCCGCAGTGTCCGGCGCTTATTCGTGAGGGGCTGATCCACTTTGTCTCACGGGATGCCATGAATATCGACGGGCTGGGACCTTCGATTTTAACCGCCCTGCTGGAAGCAGGTCTGGTGAATGACGTGGCCGATTTGTATAGGGTGACTGTCGAAAAGCTGGTGCCCATAGAGCGGTTAGGGCAGAAGTCGGCCCAGAATCTGGTCAATGCCATTGAAAAGAGCAAAAGCGCCGGACTGGCAAGATTACTGTTTGCCTTGGGTATACGCTATGTGGGAGTTAAAGCTGCCGGTATTTTGGCAAAACATTTCGGCAGTATGGAAGCTGTCCGGGCCGCCAGCGCCGAGGAACTTCGCGAGTTGGATGAGATCGGGGAAAAAATAGCCGAAAGTGTGGTGGCTTATTTTGCCGTGCCGGATAATATTGGTCTCTTGGAAAAGTTGGCCGCTGCCGGCGTGAAAATGACGGAAGACGTGGCGAAAACAGCTAAAAAGCTGATCTTTGCCAAACAAACCTTTGTCTTAACCGGTACACTGCCTACCATGACCAGACAGGAAGCGGCGGCACTCATTGAAAGCTTCGGCGGCAAAGTATCAGGATCAGTCAGCAAAAAAACCGATTATGTCCTGGCCGGCGCAGAAGCCGGCGGAAAATTAGAAAAGGCGCAAGTTTTGGGCGTCACCATTCTTGATGAAGACCAATTCCTGCGCCTGTGTGCCGGGGCAGAGGATTAA
- a CDS encoding GTPase translates to MHKVYAIIGPPASGKSSIVKSLYDQYEIPALVSHTTRAPKAGERQGIDYYFTDKTEFTQTAFLEKVNYSGAYYGLSKEEVSNKVSSYPVSVVDVSLAGFEQLKKILGERVESIYVLVDKDTILNRYILQGDDLEDIKKRLDYAELSGEFNNWQMADHVVKNTGTMANAVRQILAIMDLVSFKKREE, encoded by the coding sequence ATGCATAAGGTGTATGCTATTATCGGGCCGCCGGCATCAGGAAAAAGCTCAATTGTCAAAAGCTTATACGATCAATATGAGATTCCGGCACTGGTCAGCCACACGACGAGAGCGCCCAAAGCAGGAGAGCGGCAAGGCATCGACTATTATTTTACCGATAAAACCGAATTTACGCAGACGGCCTTTTTAGAAAAGGTAAACTATTCCGGGGCCTACTACGGACTGAGCAAGGAAGAAGTGAGCAATAAAGTGAGCAGTTATCCTGTCTCGGTGGTCGATGTTAGTCTGGCCGGTTTTGAACAACTGAAAAAGATCCTGGGAGAACGGGTGGAATCCATTTATGTTTTAGTCGATAAAGATACAATTTTAAACCGGTACATTCTGCAGGGCGACGATCTGGAAGATATTAAAAAGCGGCTTGATTATGCCGAACTTAGTGGTGAGTTTAATAACTGGCAGATGGCCGATCATGTGGTAAAGAACACGGGAACGATGGCTAATGCGGTAAGGCAGATTTTAGCGATTATGGATTTGGTAAGCTTTAAAAAACGGGAAGAGTAA
- a CDS encoding DMT family transporter — MLYLLLSFCAGLGITFQAGLNTQLRTALGNPVLASLISFAVGSMALLICVLVTTGSIPPLASLTQISWWKWCGGLLGAFYVYAVIMLTPLIGPANMLSLTVLGQLLLSIILEHYGLLGFSIHTVSPFRIAGLALLVSGVYLIQKY, encoded by the coding sequence ATGTTATATTTGCTTTTATCATTTTGCGCCGGCCTAGGCATTACCTTTCAGGCCGGTCTGAATACCCAGTTGCGTACCGCTCTGGGCAATCCGGTACTGGCCTCGCTGATCAGCTTTGCGGTCGGTTCAATGGCACTATTGATCTGCGTTCTGGTAACCACTGGCTCGATTCCGCCTCTGGCCAGTTTAACTCAGATTAGTTGGTGGAAATGGTGCGGCGGGCTGCTGGGGGCCTTTTATGTGTATGCCGTTATCATGCTGACTCCTTTGATTGGTCCGGCCAATATGCTCAGCCTGACCGTACTGGGACAACTGCTGCTTTCGATTATCCTGGAACATTACGGACTGCTGGGCTTCAGCATTCACACAGTCAGCCCGTTCCGTATCGCCGGCCTGGCCCTGCTAGTCAGCGGCGTATATCTGATTCAGAAATATTAG
- a CDS encoding DUF2164 domain-containing protein, which produces MSEIKLGQEAETEVLRAIKEFFLTERDEELSDFQAAVLLDFMVRQIGPYFYNQAVADAQALMTKKVEELYGLEKRIDNKRGKK; this is translated from the coding sequence TTGAGTGAGATTAAGCTGGGGCAAGAAGCGGAAACAGAAGTATTGCGTGCAATAAAGGAGTTCTTTCTTACCGAACGGGATGAAGAACTCAGTGATTTTCAGGCAGCGGTACTGCTGGATTTTATGGTGCGGCAGATCGGACCTTACTTTTACAATCAGGCGGTCGCCGATGCACAGGCGTTAATGACTAAAAAGGTAGAAGAGCTATATGGACTGGAAAAGCGGATTGACAATAAGCGCGGTAAAAAATAA
- the gatC gene encoding Asp-tRNA(Asn)/Glu-tRNA(Gln) amidotransferase subunit GatC, whose product MKITRNDVEKVALLSRLDMPETELETFTGQLNAILEYADSLNKVDTSAIQPTAHVLPLKNVMRPDAVKTSLPRELALSNAPEQEDGYFKVPKIIEG is encoded by the coding sequence ATGAAGATTACTCGAAATGATGTGGAAAAAGTAGCGCTTCTTTCAAGATTGGACATGCCGGAGACCGAACTGGAGACCTTTACCGGCCAGCTCAATGCGATTCTGGAATATGCCGATTCACTGAATAAAGTGGATACGTCAGCTATTCAGCCGACGGCCCATGTGCTGCCTTTGAAAAATGTAATGCGGCCGGATGCAGTGAAGACTTCCCTGCCCCGTGAATTGGCTTTGTCTAATGCACCGGAGCAAGAGGATGGTTACTTTAAAGTGCCTAAGATTATAGAGGGATAA
- the gatA gene encoding Asp-tRNA(Asn)/Glu-tRNA(Gln) amidotransferase subunit GatA gives MDLFAYTARELHQKLIDKEITAVEIIKSVHDRVDQVEGQVKSYITQTREAAIAQAAAVDAKLARGEAINFLSGIPAIMKDNLCTKGVKTTCASHILERFVPPYDATVIEKLAANDLVMTGKANMDEFAMGGSTENSGFFPTRNPWNLDCVPGGSSGGSAAAVAAGEAIWALGSDTGGSIRQPAAYCGVVGLKPTYGRVSRYGLIAYASSLDQIGPITRDVTDSAHVMNAIAGYDPKDSTSINAPVPDYTKSLVNDVKGLKIGLPKEYFVAGMDPEVEAAVRKAIEQLVALGAECREISMPHTEYALSAYYLLAPAEASSNLARYDGVSFGHREQGNDIVDMYKKTRSHAFGTEVKRRIMLGTYALSSGYYDAYYLKALKVRTLVKQDFDKAFEQVDVIITPTAPTTAFKIGEKTSDPLAMYLQDVCTIPVNLAGVPGISVPCGFAGGMPVGLQIIGKPLGEETILRTAYTFEQNNDYHKRSARLGG, from the coding sequence ATGGATTTGTTTGCCTATACAGCAAGAGAACTGCATCAGAAACTAATTGACAAAGAAATTACGGCAGTTGAAATTATAAAATCGGTGCATGACCGTGTCGATCAAGTAGAAGGCCAGGTTAAGTCATATATAACGCAAACCCGTGAAGCTGCTATTGCCCAGGCGGCAGCGGTTGACGCAAAACTGGCCCGTGGGGAAGCCATCAATTTTTTGAGCGGCATTCCTGCTATTATGAAAGACAACCTGTGCACGAAAGGCGTTAAAACCACCTGTGCTTCGCATATTCTGGAGCGCTTTGTACCGCCCTATGACGCCACCGTTATCGAGAAACTAGCGGCTAATGATTTGGTGATGACCGGTAAGGCCAACATGGATGAGTTTGCCATGGGTGGTTCGACGGAAAATTCGGGATTTTTCCCGACCCGTAATCCCTGGAATCTGGACTGCGTGCCAGGCGGTTCCAGCGGTGGTTCGGCCGCGGCTGTCGCTGCAGGAGAAGCCATCTGGGCGCTTGGTTCGGATACGGGCGGTTCCATCCGCCAGCCGGCCGCCTATTGCGGCGTGGTTGGCTTGAAGCCGACCTATGGCCGGGTGTCCCGCTACGGCTTGATTGCTTATGCCTCTTCGTTGGATCAGATTGGTCCTATTACGCGGGATGTAACTGACTCGGCCCATGTCATGAATGCCATCGCCGGCTACGATCCGAAGGATTCCACCTCGATTAATGCGCCGGTCCCCGACTATACGAAGTCGCTGGTGAACGATGTGAAGGGATTGAAAATCGGTCTGCCGAAAGAATATTTCGTGGCCGGTATGGACCCGGAAGTGGAAGCGGCTGTACGGAAGGCTATTGAACAATTGGTGGCTTTGGGCGCCGAATGCAGGGAAATCTCCATGCCGCATACGGAATATGCTCTGTCGGCCTATTATTTGCTGGCGCCGGCTGAGGCCAGCTCCAATTTAGCCCGATATGACGGCGTTAGTTTTGGCCACCGTGAGCAAGGCAACGACATTGTCGATATGTATAAAAAAACCCGGAGCCATGCCTTTGGCACCGAAGTCAAACGGCGCATTATGCTGGGGACCTATGCCCTAAGTTCAGGTTATTACGATGCGTACTATCTGAAAGCACTAAAAGTCAGGACGCTGGTTAAACAGGACTTTGACAAGGCTTTTGAGCAAGTGGACGTTATTATTACGCCGACAGCTCCGACTACGGCGTTTAAAATTGGTGAAAAAACCAGCGATCCGTTGGCCATGTACCTGCAGGATGTTTGCACCATTCCGGTCAATCTCGCCGGCGTTCCTGGTATTTCCGTGCCGTGCGGTTTTGCCGGCGGTATGCCGGTCGGTCTGCAAATCATTGGCAAGCCGTTGGGAGAAGAGACTATTCTTCGCACAGCGTATACCTTTGAACAAAACAATGACTATCACAAGCGTTCTGCACGGCTGGGGGGTTAG
- the gatB gene encoding Asp-tRNA(Asn)/Glu-tRNA(Gln) amidotransferase subunit GatB has translation MDYEIVIGLEVHSELKTKSKIFCGCSTQFGSEQNTNVCPVCLGLPGVLPVINEKVIEFAIRAGLALNCEILPFSKFDRKNYYYPDLPKNFQTSQYDLPIAVNGYLDIEVEGQTKRIGITRVHMEEDAGKLVHSGTINNSDYALVDYNRTGVPLIEIVSEPDIRTPEEAKAYLEKLKAILQYIDVSDCKMEEGSLRCDANISLRPRGTEPFGTKAEIKNLNSFRSVQRGLEYEAARQEQVLEEGGRVIQETRSWDEAKGITLSMRSKEQAHDYRYFPEPDLVPIIVDPAKVEEIRQSLPELPDARQKRLINDYGLSSYDASVITASKAMADYFDETVACQADAKSVANWLMGEVSKHLNTAGLDIEACPVTPVKLAGMIALIDKGTISGKIAKTVFEDMWSSGKDADTVVKEKGLVQISDAGAIVAIVDSVIAANPQSVADFKAGKEKAIGFLVGQIMKQTKGRANPEMVNKLLRERL, from the coding sequence ATGGATTATGAAATTGTAATTGGCTTGGAAGTGCATTCCGAACTAAAAACAAAATCGAAGATATTCTGCGGCTGCAGCACGCAGTTCGGTTCGGAGCAAAATACCAATGTATGTCCGGTATGCTTAGGCTTGCCCGGTGTACTGCCCGTCATTAATGAAAAAGTGATTGAATTTGCCATTCGGGCCGGCCTGGCGTTGAACTGCGAGATTTTGCCCTTTAGTAAATTTGACCGTAAAAACTATTACTATCCCGATTTGCCGAAAAATTTCCAAACGTCACAATATGATTTGCCCATTGCCGTAAATGGTTATTTGGATATTGAGGTAGAGGGGCAGACCAAGCGGATTGGTATCACCCGTGTGCATATGGAAGAGGATGCTGGCAAGCTGGTGCATTCCGGGACGATCAATAATTCCGACTATGCGCTGGTTGACTACAACCGTACCGGCGTACCGCTGATCGAAATCGTATCGGAGCCGGATATCCGCACTCCGGAAGAAGCCAAGGCCTATTTGGAAAAGTTAAAAGCCATTCTACAATATATTGATGTATCGGACTGCAAGATGGAGGAAGGAAGCCTGCGCTGCGATGCCAATATCTCACTGCGGCCACGCGGTACGGAACCGTTTGGCACTAAGGCCGAGATCAAAAATCTTAACTCTTTCCGTTCGGTGCAGCGCGGACTGGAATATGAAGCGGCCCGGCAGGAACAGGTTTTAGAGGAAGGCGGCCGGGTTATTCAGGAAACCCGTTCCTGGGACGAAGCGAAGGGCATTACCCTTTCGATGCGCAGCAAGGAACAGGCTCATGACTATCGCTATTTCCCCGAGCCCGATTTAGTGCCCATCATTGTCGATCCGGCCAAGGTGGAAGAAATCCGGCAGAGTTTGCCGGAACTGCCTGATGCCCGGCAAAAACGCTTAATAAACGATTATGGCCTGTCGTCTTATGATGCCAGTGTGATTACGGCAAGCAAGGCGATGGCCGATTATTTTGATGAAACCGTGGCTTGCCAAGCAGATGCCAAGTCGGTTGCCAACTGGCTGATGGGGGAAGTGTCGAAGCACTTGAATACGGCAGGGCTGGATATTGAAGCTTGCCCGGTTACACCGGTTAAGCTGGCCGGCATGATCGCCTTGATTGATAAGGGGACTATTTCCGGAAAAATAGCGAAAACCGTGTTTGAAGATATGTGGTCAAGCGGCAAGGATGCCGATACGGTAGTAAAAGAAAAAGGGCTGGTCCAGATTAGTGATGCCGGTGCTATCGTTGCTATTGTTGACTCGGTTATTGCCGCTAATCCCCAGTCGGTGGCCGATTTCAAAGCCGGCAAGGAAAAAGCAATCGGATTTTTGGTAGGTCAGATCATGAAACAGACCAAAGGCCGGGCCAATCCGGAAATGGTAAACAAGCTGCTACGGGAAAGATTATAA